Genomic DNA from Bemisia tabaci chromosome 2, PGI_BMITA_v3:
GGATCGTGAAACAGGGGGAACTCGTAGAATTGTCAGATTATGGCGCATCTATTCCCGGAAgagagagaaggagaaagaggaagagaagaagagtATGAAGAGACAGGGctaagaagaggaggaaggagaaaaTGAAGATGGATAAGAAcaggaagaaagaagaaactgcagaaattttgaacttCGTTTTTTATCCTTCTCTCTCCGCTCATCCTCATCTTTTACCAGTTTCCTCCTCTTCATCATCTTCTCCCTATCTatatcattttcttcttcctctatcTTCTTTACTCCTTGCACTTCTTCTTCTACCTTCTCCTTTcattcctcttcctcttcttcatttACCTTCTctacccctccctcccctctctTCTActtctcttttccttcctctttctcttcttcattTACCTTAAtactcctccctccctcttcttcttcttctactactACTTCCTACCTCTCTTATACTTAAAACTTTTCTTCCTCCCTCTCTgatacttcttcttctttttcttcttcatcgtCTTCTCCGTCTCCTTCTTCATCTCCCTTGTgtttctcttcttctccttcttcttcatctgcgttgtcttcttcatcttctgCTCCGTCTCCTCCTTCATCTCGTGTTTTCCTCCTCTTATCTtcgttattttcttcttcttcatcttcgttgttttcttccttttcttcatcttcGTCTCCCCCTACTTCTATTCATCTTCGACTGCGATTTCCAATACGTATCAGTCTGGCGTATGTTGGGAGTTCCAAGCTATTAGGGAAGGGGTGTTTTTTTCGAAACACCACATGCATAGATATAACGATACGGCTCGGTTCCATCCAATCACGACAAGGCTCGGCGGAGGGAATTCGACAACGTTGGGATGATGATAGGATGTTTCCCCTGAGCACGGGAGCGTAGCAATGAGAGTGAGCCGGCAGCCGGGCCCGTCGCCCGTCGCCCGTCGCCGGAGCATTGTTCTAATACACAAGCGGAGCGTTATGAATACATTTAAGGCGTAAAAATGGTGGCGCCTGCCCGCGATGGTGGCGCCTGTCCGCGGTGGTGGCGCCAAACGAGAtgaagcgccgcgccgtcggGATGCGGGCGGGGAGGggccgggggggagggggcaacgGGGGGCAGGGTCAAGGTAGTGCTTGCCTATCGGATTTCAATGATCCTATCTGCTGACCACCGCCGCTTCCAAATCGCTCCCAGGAGAACCACGACCGCTCGTAGGACGAGCTTCGGGTGCGCCCCGTTGGGCAACAACGTCCATTACCCCAGTCCAGACGGACTCCAGGGTTGCCACGCGAGGAGAGGAGGCTCCAAGGGtcgtggaaattcaaaacctggcaaGCGCCATCGGGGGCCGCTCAGCTATTACATGGCCATCTTGGGGGAAAGAAgtgggaagaagaaaaagaaggagaagacattgaatttgaagatgaagatgaagaaggaGAAGACAGAAGACgattaagaagaaaaagaagattaagaagattaagaagaacaagaagacaACAAGGGAGCAGTGGATGACGAaaaagatgatgaaaaagaaaaagaagatgaggaagaagaagacaggggtcgaaaatgacatcgtctTTGATGTCATGACCAAACAGTTTGTCTGGTACGGCCATGTTAACAGGATggcggaagagaggctgcccaAGAAGATGCTTGaatgggttcctcctgggaggggACGAAGGGAACGTCCAATgaaaagggtggcgacaggaggttttaaatgaaatgaagggGGTGGAGGACAAGGTgaatgagtgcagttttttttaaaaaaattgagatattcatgataTCGAGTggaactagtcttaatgcatattctgcgaaaaattcgccaccaaactccaatttttaaccatcaagaagtcagtttgaacttccgcTCCGTCATAAGGGTCCATGTAATTTCGTAACTACGAGCACGTATTTCTCTaaatagcaaaagctgcacttatgcgccttgtcctccaagcccctcaatatTGATATCGCGGTTGCCAAGTTTTGAATGTCCACTCTTCAAATCATGTGACGTAATACGGGGGTCCGCAGAATTAGAATCAAATCATCACGATCTAAGTACTCTTATCAAAAGCTTACCAAAACTACGTTGGACCGACTGAGAATTTCCAGAGTCAACTTTAATAGGGAGGGATCATCCCTAGACAGGAGCGATCGCGTCGTCGCTAGGGGCACAAACATCATACACGAGCGGGGGGAGCCCCAGCGTCAGTGCTAACCAAAATTCCACGTGgttcctttatttatttaatttctggAGATTATTTAGCTAAACTGAAGCTTTCAACACGTTATATTCGTATTCTGTGTCATTTCAAAACGACTTTGAACTTTAATCATTCCAAAAATTAAGTCCTTCAAAGAAAATTCGCGATTCGTTTCATTTGCTCTTTATCGTAGAAAATTCTCATACCTACAACGAGTTCCCACCTCCTAACCTCTACTCCTTGACCAGAGGAGGGGGCGTCAAATTTGCTTTTAAGGTAGGAGATTGGGTAGGAGATAttcgtggattgagggaataaggcaggaaatgagggaatgtgatctgccggaggagctctggcaagatcgctgtcggtggcggttgggtgtcgcagggCGCACAGAAGCGACATATTAGTACTGATAGGTTAAAAtataaattggattacatttttcaattaggaaccactatcttcggttctttcataaaaacacctttatgcatagggaaaccagtggcattaatgttgtttctaaaatgagccagaaatagtggttcattattgcaaaatgtggtccaattaccCACCAACGGCCTGTCCCAGTGTCCCTGAACTTTTCACTCCAAGGGGTGGGTGGAATGGCGTTACGCAGCGAAACAGGGGATTAAGATGAAAGGGGCGTGGCGCAACGATTTTGAGTAATCTTTCGAGGGTGCTCAAAGTTTTAAGAACCGATTTTGTCCACATGCAGCTGATTGAACTGTTTGCTCACAAAAAACCCTATGTAGGCAATGGAACCTCGTGAGCCTGGGAAACATGAAATGCATAGAGGAAGGGGGAACCCGAAGTTATGTCGCTTGTGCCCTTTCGAAAAGataaatcattcaatttttcctttgattgtaatacaaattttcaactcGAGGAACTTAACCggaaaagagggttattcaaaatcggcgattttaccctacgcttggattttgcccggagttggatatgttgttccctatcacaagacacgcctttttccggcattggcaagttcacccgaaatttttcccgcgcgctacagcgttgccaagttgaaaacaggcaaattccgtaagtggcatcaaaattgagctatgaagttgcggttttaacgaaaattctctaaaaattacgcacttttaggaaatgaccatgtttttaatgtcgcattaattttaacatgcattattgccaaatttccgatttttaaattcgacaaatgttacatatccgcaaatacccaaaaaggctatcttcaaatttgaataaaaagttgtctaatcgatagttcgtttgattccgcatccatcgatatattatagctcgctgggaaacttttggttcgcgagatatcatcatttttgtgaacagctttatggagcgacgacgctttttgagtccgggcggatagaaattttagcctccaaaaacaccgggtagcattaattccatggtttcctatgtaatttttggcgctgaatccgaatttgaccatttcataaaaaaattgtcaccaagatgttgccaaatttggcaaaaattgcttaaaatcggcctttttggcggattatagcctgtgacttgccaggagttgatcagacgacacaattggttatttccacagttaaaaatcgttaaactatctacaagctgagtcaaattctttctgctcacggtaaaattaaacgcgcgacaagcagcaaactgaaaaaaagacaccaaaattggcgctttttgcggtttttgtcgtaagtttcttgttttccgattaagagaatgtttcttgactatactaatgaacaacatgagcagaatttaataaaattgaacaataaaataagatcgaacatattccaatgttgccaagcttaaacaaaatactttaattttcgctggttttttcgatattattgtcctatattctttgttcacctcttatttttaaattttataaatgtatctctcttgcaaaataatacacttctgtagaataatttaattttcaacttagatatatactaataactagggtatttagttcagagaggaaaaattcataaaatagtgagttttatcgaatcgtgtcaataaaccacattttgaaacaataatggaaaattttctgctaaaaattaatgaataaaatgtactcctcagactgacttcattaaaacaagacaagacgcattgcaatattgccaaaattacgtacaaatcgttgaattttggcggtatttgaccgttattattcattaccctatatttagtatacaatttaattttataattctgagataatggagtttaatagaaaaaagtaacgacaccaaactgaagaagacgcccaggaaaggacaataaggggcttaaaaaggaacaagggcgctccaaattactgaggacctgtgggtggacaagggactatggcggttaggcgtcgcggggcccgagagaccgctgttaaagcggctctttatctatatatgtaacaatacaatagtttgtcgttacactcggcgtaattcagattttcctaagaaacattctcttaatcggaaaacaagaaacttacgacaaaaaccgcaaaaagcgccaattttggtgtctttttttcagtttgctgcttgtcgcgcgtttaattttaccgtgagcagaaagaatttgactcagcttgtagatagtttaacgatttttaactgtggaaataaccaattgtgtcgtctgatcaactcctggcaagtcacaggctataatccgccaaaaaggccgattttaagcaatttttgccaaatttggcaacatcttggtgacaatttttttatgaaatggtcaaattcggattcagcgccaaaaattacataggaaaccatggaattaatgctacccggtgtttttggaggctaaaatttctatccgcccggactcaaaaagcgtcgtcgctccataaagctgttcacaaaaatgatgatatctcgcgaaccaaaagtttcccagcgagctataatatatcgatggatgcggaatcaaacgaactatcgattagacaactttttattcaaatttgaagatagcctttttgggtatttgcggatatgtaacatttgtcgaatttaaaaatcggaaatttggcaataatgcatgttaaaattaatgcgacattaaaaacatggtcatttcctaaaagtgcgtaatttttagagaattttcgttaaaaccgcaacttcatagctcaattttgatgccacttacggaatttgcctgttttcaacttggcaacgctgtagcgcgcgggaaaaatttcgggtgaacttgccaatgccggaaaaaggcgtgtcttgtgatagggaacaacatatccaactccgggcaaaatccaagcgtagggtaaaatcgccgattttgaataaccctctttagattttattatttattgtaGGAACAGATGATTGGGGAACATATTGCTACACTTATCATATTTCAATCGAAAATTGGGGTTGAAACATATTTGATTTTAGTATTCTCTTGTTGGATGCTCTGAAAGGCTATCACCGAAGGTGCATTACTATGAAGCCTCTGGCTAGACACACAATACTACTATGTGTTTGAAGTCCTTGTCAAgtttaaggaaatttttttttctccggcaTTTTTTCCCTCATTATTTCATAAACTgattgaatatttttgtctAAAAGGCGCGCCCGCACCTCAAAATTCACATCGATACGCTGataaaaaatatctaaaatatttttaagttattttgtttttattagaGAGACAACTCGTAACCGTGGCCAACGATTATGATACCAAGTACTACTCGATGGACTTAATCTCTCCAACTGAGAATAGGATGGGTCTATCGTTGAAATCTTGTAGTTCTCGGTCATTCTTGTTGATGAGTTTACCACCTTCGCTAGACTTTAGTTCTCTGAATTCTTCCaactgaaacaaataaaaaagataATTAATGCAAAAGCTTTGATCATAACGAAAATTTGGCCGATTTCTTTCAACGGTTGAAGAGTTTATCCGTAAAAAATATGGTCATTCCGTTCACTGACTTTATAACTTCAGATCTTAAATACTTATAGCTCCCACTTATGTATGTCTGCCTCCTGtggtagtggttgtagcgctagggtggcccacaaaaaatgaatttcggaaatgtatagccgtaaccccctaaatcggttacagtatgttcaaaaacacggaaaatgaaatttggagtcaatcggacaaaattacgacgttgccatttttctgagcaaaatcgtgaatttccacttatttcaatatcatctctctagacctaaaaaaaaaaaaaactcgggccatcgaaaaagtgcgctaaaacacggtgattataccatgagtatcttttttgaaaatttggaccctgtaaaatgttttagtcgccgtgaagttaccacttggcaaacagtggttgacggtaatagtcaattttcatacgttaatgcgccttcaattacattggaatctgtgcaatactttcgtggtggaatagttgcattggcacctacaaacctaacagggatacttcactcattgcgcaatgcatgcagtatccctgttaggtttgtaggcgccaatgcaactattccaccacgaaagtattgcacggtatcaaatgtaattgaaggcgcactaacgtatgaaactcgactgttaccgtcatggtgtcagggggtatttttttacgaggaacttgaatctcaactcaaatttttaaaattctaaaatctaaaatggcagaaattgccaaaaaaaaaaaaaaaaaaaaaaaaaaaaaaaaaaaaaaaaaaaaaaacttgagacgtgtgggaaagatgggatgtgctctagAAAACTacttaagaaaaaatttaaaagtaggcGCGACGtgattcctcttaaaaaaataacaatttgagATTTGCCGTGGGCATGTCACAAGAGCGTCGTGGACAAGGTTCATGAGCTAAAGTGCACCAGCACCGATCTCCTCGTCGTTGCATATCTGAGtcatcaccgctgacgtcactggctttcattcttacggcccttaCCTAACGAGCAGACTCCTTCGTCCCCACCTGTCtctgatttcttttaaaatacttataaatagtaaataaatacgtccaaatatgtgaCAAAGAGCATTCAATTGGGTCAGACAGTCAACCATCTTAGATTTCGAAAGTCTCAAGATgacatttttggcaatttctgccattttagattttagaattttaaaaatttgagttgagattcaagttcctcgtaaaaaaataccccctgacaccatgacggtaacagtcgagtttcatacgttagtgcgccttcaattacatttgataccgtgcaatactttcgtggtggaatagttgcattggcgcctacaaacctaacagggatactgcatgcattgcgcaatgagtgaagtatccctgttaggtttgtaggtgccaatgcaactattccaccacgaaagtattgcacagattccaatgtaattgaaggcgcatttacgtatgaaaattgactattaccgtcaaccactgtttgccaagtggtaacttcacggcgactaaaacattttacagggtccaaattttcaaaaaagatactcatggtataatcaccgtgttttagcgcactttttcgatggcccgagtttttttttttaggtctagagagatgatattgaaataagtggaaattcacgattttgctcagaaaaatggcaacgtcgcagcgtggcaaaattatcagaaggggAGCATTGGGAGCATCTAAGCTACTAATTTCACACTATGATTACAATTTAGGCATCTGTAAAGTTAATAtatcgagagggaaaaatcatcaaaaaccgtcaaaaattcgctattttcatgcgtgaaaatgGCAACCGCGCGTCGGGTCAAAAGCGTGGAGACTTTATCTTTTGGGAGcggaaaattactgaaaaacagtaaaaattcgctatttttgcggggataaatggcaactgcgcgtcgggttaattttgtccgattgaccccaaatttcattttccgtgtttttgaacatgctgtaaccgatttagggggttacggctatacatttccgaaattcattttttgtgggccaccctaTTGTAGCGCTTGCTCAAGCACTGATCGGGAGGTTTTGGGTTCGATTCGCGGCCAGGTGACTCAAgcttgatggtctcaaacaacggttacctggggctggcttgattagggaCAGAGGGATGATTGATTGATTACAAAAGTATAAagtgtttttgaaagaaattaaggaaattaagaaaattaagaaCTTATACCTGACTGCTTGAAATTTCGAAAGGTTTGCTGAAGACGATCCAGATGGCGCATTCCTGAAAGTCTGGGGTCGTAAGAGACCCCGGGTAACAGTAGTAATTCTGATCAGTCACACAATCCCTGATGAACGTGAAAATTGGTTTTATCGGCACCGTGATCGATTTGTTGCAATCGTGGATTTGCTTCAAATCGTCGATAAATTCTTGCAATTCCGGATTGTCCAACTCTACCGCCTtcgaaacaaacattttttgtgttaagtTACCAAGTCATACCAGAAGGCTGATCATAAgtgaaggaattttttttttactttttatttatttttttttttttatttatcatgttcctttatttttcaaaatatacaaAACAATATAATTTGTTTCACAGAAGTAACGAAAAAAgtaagatgaaaaattgaaaggcggaaaattttgagtgACATATCAATGAAAATGATTAAGTTTGAGTAGGGAGAGAGCCGGAATCGCAACAAAAGCATAACATCAGCCCTCGCCTCCCACCTACCAAGAAATGGAAGGATAAAAAACAACAATTTCACAGGTTTGAACAACTTGGGTCAAAATAAGTTCGAGCTAAAACAGGGCCTTTTGTTGATTCCAACGCCTTGAAAACAAGACATTTGACAGAAAGTACTTTTTTGCGAATCGTTTTATTCTGTTCCATGCTGCCAAATTGCTAAGAGCAATCCGCTGAAAGTTTCCGCTGTGAAGTTACTAGATTTCTacaatcatcgaaaaaaagaTATATTCCATATAATGACTAACTTCATATATGCATCTACGTACTGCAAGTCAAACCTAATCACTCCATTTGCCTTTTAAACGTGTGGGATACGATAATCCACCTTTTGACAAAGCAGTTGAATTTTTGGTTCCTCGAATCTCAGATTTCTTTGCAATTCACCAGGAAAATACACGGCCATAACTCTTTCACCATTTTACTTTATACGTCAAGACTGAATTTAAAAAGCAAGTATGATTTGTAAAATCAAACTTGTAAATTGACAAGTGtataatattattttatttccgaCGGTAAGTTATTGAATATACATATAAAACCGAACATGATGAGAGGACTTGATAATCTTATTCGATTTTCTATGATCACTAGTATCCTTGGCTCAGCTTATTAAGCGGAAACTGTCACAGCCAAGAGGTATAGTGCTCACACATGACATATGTCGCACAGAATTAAGTGGACgcgttaaaacgccttcaaataggcAATTATGCAATAGTTTGCACAACTGTATCCACAAATTTACTGTGATTAATGTGGGCGCGGGTACGACACACGCTGAAATCTAGTGTTTATATTCCATCACTCAGCACTGAGCTACAAATCTCGACTAATTGGAAAGCTTTGATGTTGTCAAACACACAAAAAGTTCAACAGTgcagtttcgtttcaaaattgaCCAGGACTCAATTCAATTGCCAAATTCACCTACAGGATTTTCTTCTCGGTATGGAAAGGAATATCATAAAGATAACTTGCGGTGTGGGatttctatttgaaaaaaaaaaagttcattgaataATATCTGCAAacggtttccttttaaaataacaaatattCGTCTTAAGTTAACTTGAAGCACTTGAACTCCTTTTAAACTAACTAGACACCTCTTCATTTTTATACTTatcatgaaaataatgaaaatgcacATAAGTGTGCATACGTTTGAAAGGAATATCCCAATAAACATGATTTTTCAACATATTTAACGATAAAAACATTTATTCCAGTGCTTACAGAGGACACCTCGCGCCTCATTCACTAGAAAAGTGTCGACAGCTACAGTAAAATAATACGTAATCTCtgattgaatattttcaaatctcGCTCAGTTTTTATATTCGAAAAGATAAACTAGGCTTGAAAATATTCGTGGAGAATGCCAAGTGTATTTTCAGATtagttttttttggttttttttttttttaaaaaaaagaagaagaaactaaatcgaatatttttaaattttgccatttgcTCATTTTTTTGAGCACAGCTATAGGTTGAAATGAATTCTAAGCAAAAGAGGATTATAAAAGCACTCTTACATCGCCAAAGAATCCTGTCACGAGGAGCCCGTCGAAATAGTTGAGAGCATTTTCAAGCGTCTTGTACTTTAAGTTGTAATGAACAATGTGCATCTCACACGAGAACCtgtaataaaacaaaattattgaGAGGTAGGTACTATTAGAgaactattatttttttctctctcttttttttaaatcagaatCAAGGCCTTAAATATTTACGAAAAACCAGTTCTCCGGTCATTTTGGAGACGAGATAATCAGGGATCTGTGGGATTGGTGCAGCTCtgtactgccgtactaaagaagaacgccgtatgaaccttcaggcgttgccaaatttctgttgaTGAAACAcacatttcctggtaaacttatgaatattttctttccaatttttcagataattttgttcgcaattttacctaaagtgcctaaaaatttcaaggaaaaatattcatagctttcctcaaaaatgaagattttatcggaggaaagttGGCGCCTCTCGGATGCTCAGCAGAGTAGTGTAAAAAAGGGGGTATCATAGAGGAAAACCCTTTTCATTTGCGTCAAATAAAATACACTGCATCGCGTTAGAATGCAGGGCGTTAGAATGGGGTTAATCAGTATGAAATATTTTTGCTCTCGCATCGCTTCTTAGATTCTGGCTCTATTAAATTCattaatcaattaattaaattaattgattCTCTACGGTATGAAAAACCAATAACAATGTAATCAGAATCAGTATAAGAGTGCATTTCATCTAGCTTAATGttttactggaaaaaagaacatcaCGATGATTTACACCTTTTCATGGATTCATCCTGGCATTCAAAGAATATCCTCCACAAATTTCAAAGCAGAATGTACGTGAGTCctctggtaaaaaaattaaacctgaGAAGAAacaaggggcttggaggacgaggcgcatgaCTGCAGTTTTTGGAacaattgaggtattaatgatttcagtAAAACTAGTATTAATGCATAGATATGATAAATGCgatcccgaattccaattttttaggatCAAAATGTCagattgaactttctttccgccttaaggatccatgtaatttcgaaacttcaaacatgtacatatttctcgaaatagcaaaaactacacttatgcgcgcgctttgtcctccaagcccttcgaTTTAGGCAACGGCTGATATATATTTAGGCTGCTTTAGGCTGTATTACCCACAGGGGTCTCTAACCGCACCATCTCCTCTAACTATCCTTTCTCacctaaggccttgtctccacgagccgtttcacgagatttgtcccagggaaaaatcccacttgcaaagttgggaaaaatattgagttaatcaatatttttcccagtaccaagtatggtacttgtacccctaggacccactgagagaagaagaagaagtgaaaacgaattgttcgatattttattcattactacattgttaatgtatgtttagttaaaataatgtgtctaattgtcaattgagtgcatttattattataataccggttaaatactcgactttaactactttatcttcccgcgcaaactagtcgcaggactgtataaGCCCTGTCCTGTGGAGatggtaactgggaaaaatcccagaagtttcattcctgcgattcgaacttgggacaaatcccatgaaaacgtcccgtggagacaaggcctaaaagtGGACAGCAAGTTTGAAAGTTTGAATATTAGTAACAATCGAAGAATAGGTTAACTTGAAAAGTtagtagccccccccccctaaaaaaaaattacaaagatgCAATAATTGTTCTTACGGTTGTCCATCTAGAAGATGTTCGCTTCCGTTGTTGTCTGTCTCTCCCCAGTGCATGTGCATTGAGTCGAAAACGTAAATACCTTGAGCCGGTCCTCCCGAGATCATCGGTCGCTTCCTAATAGGTGTTTTCGGCTGCAGTTTCAACTTCACTGAAACCAATTTAAAGCGTAATGAATGTAATCCCTCTTATTTGGAATcgtctctgaaaaaaaattacctagtGGTCACCGTGCTCACTCAATTATGGCTCCCCTGCGATAGGATTCAAATATTGGAGTCATGTGTAGAGAAACGTCCCAGGAAAAAGGGAAGTATTAACTATCCAGTACCTTAATCAGGTTCACATAAATGGTTTCCACTTCAGACtttcaattatttaaaactgtGCGTGCATTTCCCTAGTTTACGTAGACTTTTATCATAGAA
This window encodes:
- the LOC109031855 gene encoding carbonic anhydrase 3, which codes for MELAVVRIIFLVCAFHTIADAFRILRPGPLRIYNNTDEELKSRWPWVKQKFHKKMQSPVDINTDQCTFVRLPPIYFIQYWEAEGDMAILENTGHTVKLKLQPKTPIRKRPMISGGPAQGIYVFDSMHMHWGETDNNGSEHLLDGQPFSCEMHIVHYNLKYKTLENALNYFDGLLVTGFFGDAVELDNPELQEFIDDLKQIHDCNKSITVPIKPIFTFIRDCVTDQNYYCYPGSLTTPDFQECAIWIVFSKPFEISSSQLEEFRELKSSEGGKLINKNDRELQDFNDRPILFSVGEIKSIE